One Callospermophilus lateralis isolate mCalLat2 chromosome 6, mCalLat2.hap1, whole genome shotgun sequence genomic region harbors:
- the Paqr8 gene encoding membrane progestin receptor beta, protein MTTAILERLSTLSVSGQHLRRLPKILEDGLPKMPCTVPETDVPQLFREPYIRTGYRPTGHEWRYYFFSLFQKHNEVVNVWTHLLAALAVLLRFWAFAEAEALPWASPHSLPLLLFILSSITYLTCSLLAHLLQSKSELSHYTFYFVDYVGVSVYQYGSALAHFFYSSDQAWYERFWLFFLPAAAFCGWLSCTGCCYAKYRYRRPYPVMRKICQVVPAGLAFILDISPVAHRVALCHLAGCQEQAAWYHTLQIFFFLVSAYFFSCPVPEKYFPGSCDIVGHGHQIFHAFLSICTLSQLEAILLDYQGRHEIFQQRHGPLSVYMACLSFFFLAACSAATAALLRHKVKARLTKKDS, encoded by the coding sequence ATGACGACAGCCATCCTGGAGCGCCTGAGCACCCTGTCCGTGAGCGGCCAGCACCTGCGCCGCCTGCCCAAGATCTTGGAGGATGGACTTCCCAAGATGCCCTGCACCGTCCCGGAAACGGATGTGCCCCAGCTCTTCCGGGAGCCGTACATCCGCACGGGCTACCGCCCCACGGGGCACGAGTggcgttactatttcttcagccTCTTTCAGAAACACAACGAAGTGGTCAACGTCTGGACCCACCTGCTGGCGGCCCTGGCCGTACTTTTGCGATTCTGGGCCTTTGCGGAGGCCGAGGCCTTGCCGTGGGCCTCTCCTCACTCCCTCCCCCTGCTCCTGTTTATCCTGTCCTCCATTACGTACCTCACATGCAGCCTTCTGGCCCACCTGCTGCAGTCCAAGTCCGAGCTGTCCCACTACACCTTCTACTTCGTGGACTATGTTGGCGTCAGTGTTTACCAATATGGCAGTGCCTTGGCCCACTTCTTCTACAGCTCGGACCAGGCCTGGTACGAGCGGTTCTGGCTTTTCTTCTTGCCAGCAGCTGCCTTCTGCGGCTGGTTATCTTGTACTGGCTGTTGCTACGCAAAGTATCGTTACCGAAGGCCTTACCCAGTTATGAGGAAGATCTGTCAAGTGGTACCGGCAGGGCTGGCCTTCATCCTAGACATCAGTCCTGTGGCACACCGGGTGGCACTCTGCCACCTGGCTGGCTGCCAGGAGCAGGCAGCCTGGTACCACACCCTCCAGATCTTTTTCTTCCTGGTCAGCGCCTACTTCTTCTCCTGCCCGGTGCCTGAGAAGTATTTCCCGGGTTCCTGTGACATCGTGGGTCATGGGCATCAAATCTTCCATGCCTTTCTGTCTATCTGCACGCTCTCACAGCTGGAAGCCATCCTTCTGGACTACCAGGGGCGACATGAGATCTTCCAGCAGCGCCATGGTCCTTTGTCTGTCTACATGGCCtgcctctctttctttttcttggccGCCTGTAGTGCTGCCACCGCAGCCCTTCTGAGACACAAAGTCAAGGCCAGACTGACCAAGAAAGATTCATGA